One Perca flavescens isolate YP-PL-M2 chromosome 14, PFLA_1.0, whole genome shotgun sequence genomic window carries:
- the sem1 gene encoding 26S proteasome complex subunit SEM1 gives MSDKKQTVDLGLLEEDDEFEEFPAEDWTGLDEDEDAHVWEDNWDDDNVEDDFSNQLRAELEKHGYKMETS, from the exons ATGTCAGACAAGAAACAGACAGTGGACCTTGGCTTACTGGAGGAGGATGATGAGTTTGAAGAATTCCCAGCCGAAG ATTGGACGGGGCTGGACGAAGATGAAGACGCTCATGTTTGGGAGGACAACTGGGATGATGACAACGTAGAGGATGATTTCTCAAATCAACTGAG AGCTGAGCTGGAAAAACATGGTTACAAAATGGAGACGTCTTAG